A window of the Deltaproteobacteria bacterium HGW-Deltaproteobacteria-18 genome harbors these coding sequences:
- a CDS encoding DNA repair exonuclease — protein sequence MFRFIHAADIHLDSPLRGLESYPDAPVEQIRGAARRAFDNLVSLAIEEGAAFVLLAGDLFDGDWKDYNTGLYFTHRMGRLREAGIRVFLVSGNHDAASSLTRALSLPDNVTLFSHKKPETRTLDELGVAIHGQSFAGRSVTEDLSRSYPQALPGLCNIGLLHTSMTGRPGHEPYAPCTLEGLVSKGYDYWALGHVHQREVLQSNPWLVFSGNIQGRHIREAGAKGCQLVTVEDGQITEVDFRELDVLRFAFCRVDMASCERLEAVADRVREAMELERRSAEGRPLALRVVLDGRTVLHERLHRREEVLRDEFRVMAADLGDVWLEKLSISTKSQASGSDAPDADSPLSGLLEAIAQMRLDSSSLTELVPEFETLRSKLPAELLGEADPFAPDEERLTMVRDEVRELLMARLQEGA from the coding sequence ATGTTCCGCTTCATTCACGCCGCAGACATTCATCTGGACAGCCCCCTGCGGGGATTGGAGTCCTATCCCGACGCGCCCGTGGAGCAGATCCGCGGGGCGGCGCGGCGGGCTTTCGACAATCTGGTCAGCCTGGCCATCGAGGAGGGGGCGGCTTTTGTCCTTCTGGCCGGGGACCTCTTTGACGGGGACTGGAAAGACTACAACACCGGCCTTTACTTCACCCATCGCATGGGCCGCCTGCGCGAGGCGGGCATTCGGGTCTTCCTGGTTTCCGGCAATCATGATGCGGCCAGTTCCCTGACCCGCGCCCTGAGCCTGCCGGACAACGTGACCCTTTTCTCCCACAAGAAGCCCGAAACAAGGACGCTCGATGAGCTGGGAGTGGCCATCCACGGCCAGAGCTTCGCCGGGCGCAGCGTGACCGAGGACTTGAGCCGCAGTTATCCGCAGGCCCTGCCCGGCCTGTGCAACATCGGCCTGCTGCACACCAGCATGACCGGGCGCCCCGGTCACGAGCCCTACGCCCCGTGCACCCTGGAGGGCCTCGTTTCCAAAGGGTACGACTACTGGGCCCTGGGGCACGTGCATCAGCGAGAGGTCCTGCAGAGCAATCCGTGGTTGGTCTTTTCCGGCAACATCCAGGGTCGCCATATCCGCGAAGCAGGGGCCAAGGGATGTCAGCTCGTCACCGTCGAAGACGGGCAAATCACGGAAGTGGATTTCCGCGAGCTCGACGTGCTGCGCTTTGCGTTCTGCCGGGTGGACATGGCCTCCTGCGAGCGCCTCGAAGCCGTCGCCGACCGCGTGCGCGAGGCCATGGAGCTTGAGCGGCGCTCTGCCGAAGGCCGCCCGCTTGCGTTGCGGGTAGTGCTTGATGGCCGGACCGTTCTGCATGAGCGGTTGCATCGCCGGGAGGAGGTGCTTCGCGACGAATTCAGGGTCATGGCGGCGGACCTGGGCGATGTCTGGCTGGAAAAGCTGAGTATCTCCACGAAATCCCAGGCTTCCGGCAGCGATGCCCCGGATGCCGATTCCCCACTCAGCGGTCTGCTGGAGGCCATCGCGCAGATGCGCCTCGATTCCTCTTCGCTCACGGAGCTTGTTCCCGAGTTCGAGACCCTGCGTTCGAAGCTTCCCGCCGAACTGCTCGGGGAGGCAGATCCTTTTGCCCCGGACGAGGAGAGACTGACCATGGTGCGCGACGAGGTCAGGGAACTGCTCATGGCCAGATTGCAGGAGGGCGCATGA
- a CDS encoding hybrid sensor histidine kinase/response regulator encodes MEVSAKLFSHEGEQAVLCIARDISERKEAELRLEAAKKQAEVANQAKSEFLANMSHEIRTPLNGLLGMLQLVRMGDLDAERSQYLDVAMNSGEGLLAIINDILDLSKIESGKFELAPVDFNVHALVLSVGETFRFPARSRGVEMIVEIDTDMPVFIHADQVRIRQILYNLVGNAVKFTHEGEIRISLSMPFQTGNGGRMEIRVADTGVGIPPDQQAALFDPFVQASSAPKTPGSGTGLGLSIVKRIVGFMGGRVRLDSTPGEGTTLTVSVKVGICSQAPSVEQPCALEQTCCPVAGSGLRILVAEDNSVNQLMIVKLLEKLGHTAVCAHDGHEALELLSIAPYDCVLMDIQMPGLDGTEATRMIRRRALSGIDPDIPIIALTAYALSGDRERFLAMGMSGYLSKPVSMADLSAALSGIVPLVRERVTVP; translated from the coding sequence GTGGAGGTCAGCGCCAAGCTCTTCAGCCACGAAGGGGAGCAGGCCGTGCTGTGCATCGCCCGCGACATCAGCGAACGCAAGGAGGCCGAACTCCGGCTTGAAGCCGCCAAGAAGCAGGCCGAGGTGGCCAATCAGGCCAAGAGCGAGTTTCTGGCCAACATGAGCCACGAGATCCGCACCCCGCTGAACGGTCTGCTGGGCATGCTGCAGCTCGTGCGCATGGGCGACCTGGACGCCGAGCGCAGCCAGTACCTCGATGTGGCCATGAATTCGGGCGAAGGGTTGCTGGCAATCATCAACGACATTCTCGACCTGTCGAAAATCGAGTCCGGGAAGTTTGAACTCGCGCCCGTGGATTTCAACGTGCACGCCCTGGTCCTGAGCGTCGGCGAGACTTTCCGCTTTCCTGCCCGCAGCAGGGGAGTGGAAATGATCGTCGAGATCGACACGGACATGCCCGTGTTCATCCACGCGGATCAGGTGCGGATTCGCCAGATCCTCTACAATCTCGTGGGCAACGCAGTGAAGTTCACGCACGAGGGGGAGATACGCATCAGCCTTTCGATGCCGTTCCAGACGGGCAACGGGGGGCGGATGGAGATTCGTGTGGCCGACACCGGAGTGGGCATCCCGCCGGATCAGCAGGCAGCGCTCTTCGATCCTTTCGTCCAGGCCTCCTCGGCGCCCAAGACCCCTGGTTCGGGTACGGGACTGGGGCTGTCCATCGTCAAGCGCATCGTCGGGTTCATGGGCGGCAGGGTCCGCCTCGACAGCACGCCCGGGGAGGGGACCACGTTGACGGTGAGCGTGAAGGTCGGGATCTGCTCGCAGGCACCGTCGGTGGAGCAGCCTTGCGCTCTCGAGCAGACCTGTTGCCCGGTGGCTGGATCCGGGTTGCGAATTCTGGTGGCCGAGGACAACAGCGTCAACCAGCTCATGATCGTCAAGCTCCTGGAGAAGCTCGGCCACACAGCCGTCTGCGCCCATGACGGGCACGAAGCCCTGGAACTCCTGAGCATTGCGCCCTACGACTGCGTCCTCATGGACATCCAGATGCCCGGCCTGGACGGTACCGAGGCCACGCGCATGATCCGCCGCAGGGCTTTGTCCGGCATCGACCCGGACATCCCTATCATCGCTCTGACCGCCTACGCCCTGTCCGGTGACCGGGAGCGTTTTCTGGCCATGGGCATGAGCGGCTATCTCTCCAAGCCGGTCTCCATGGCCGACCTGTCCGCCGCACTGAGCGGCATCGTTCCGCTCGTCCGTGAGAGGGTCACGGTCCCCTGA
- a CDS encoding acetate kinase has translation MKIFVVNSGSSSLKYQLLDMDNGAVMATGLVERIGDAMGKVSQKSWPGTEREAEVDREVAFPDHRAAMHTVVDLVTGADTGVIASSSEIDAIGHRVVQGGETLFKSTLIDDDVVEKIRENCHLSPLHNPANLVGIEVARELFAGVPQVAVFDTEFHQTMPAEAFMYPIPYELYEELKIRRYGFHGTSHRYVAQQAAAMLGKAEDEVNLVTLHLGNGCSMAAVRGGKCIDTSMGLTPLAGVMMGTRSGDIDPAILPFLMKEKGLSMDEVDSILNKQSGLKGICGMNDMRDIHSAAEKGDKKAALAVDMFVYRIKKYIGAYYAVTGPLDALVFTAGIGENDEIVRARVCANLEHLGISIDPARNAGRKKVATAVQADGSKVAILVIPTNEELAIAKATLSVLK, from the coding sequence ATGAAGATATTTGTAGTCAATTCAGGGAGCTCCTCCCTCAAATACCAGCTTCTGGACATGGATAACGGCGCAGTCATGGCCACCGGCCTTGTGGAACGCATCGGCGACGCCATGGGCAAGGTCAGCCAGAAGTCGTGGCCGGGCACCGAGCGTGAGGCCGAGGTTGACCGCGAAGTGGCCTTCCCCGATCACCGCGCTGCCATGCACACCGTGGTCGATCTGGTCACGGGTGCGGACACGGGCGTCATCGCCTCATCTTCCGAAATCGACGCCATCGGACATCGCGTCGTACAGGGCGGCGAGACCCTGTTCAAGAGCACGCTCATCGATGACGACGTGGTCGAGAAGATCCGCGAGAACTGTCACCTTTCGCCCCTGCACAACCCGGCCAACCTGGTCGGCATCGAGGTCGCCCGCGAGCTTTTCGCCGGAGTGCCGCAGGTGGCTGTCTTCGATACGGAATTCCATCAGACCATGCCGGCAGAAGCCTTCATGTATCCGATCCCCTACGAGCTTTACGAAGAGCTCAAGATCCGCCGTTACGGTTTCCACGGCACCTCGCACCGCTATGTCGCGCAGCAGGCTGCGGCCATGCTCGGCAAGGCCGAGGACGAAGTGAACCTGGTCACCCTGCATCTGGGCAACGGTTGCAGCATGGCGGCCGTTCGCGGCGGAAAGTGCATCGACACCTCCATGGGCCTGACCCCTCTGGCCGGAGTCATGATGGGCACCCGCAGCGGCGACATCGATCCCGCCATCCTGCCTTTCCTCATGAAGGAGAAGGGCCTCTCCATGGATGAGGTCGACTCCATCCTGAACAAGCAGAGCGGCCTCAAGGGCATCTGCGGCATGAACGACATGCGCGACATCCATTCGGCGGCCGAGAAGGGCGACAAGAAGGCCGCCCTGGCTGTAGACATGTTTGTCTACCGCATCAAGAAATACATCGGCGCCTACTACGCCGTGACCGGTCCCCTGGACGCCCTGGTCTTCACCGCCGGCATCGGCGAGAATGACGAGATCGTCCGCGCCCGTGTCTGCGCAAATCTCGAGCATCTCGGTATCAGCATCGATCCCGCCCGCAACGCCGGACGCAAGAAAGTCGCGACGGCAGTGCAGGCGGACGGCAGCAAGGTCGCCATCCTCGTTATCCCCACTAACGAGGAACTGGCCATAGCCAAGGCCACTTTAAGCGTCCTGAAGTAG
- a CDS encoding phosphate acetyltransferase translates to MARNLYITATESRSGKSAIVLGVMQMLLRDIRRVGFFRPIINDVPDRKDHDIDLVLSQFYLGLQYSETYALTMQQAKELVNAGQHSLLIEKIINKYKELESKCDFVLLEGTDFEGTSPAFEFDINADIAANLGSPLLVISNACQKTEHEIISTTKLAVESFADKAVDILGVVINRTDVPDREALRIALKKSMNKPDMLLYIIPEVAILGKPTVGDVMKWVGAEVLYGKENLGTQVDDIVVAAMQIENFLNYIERGSLVVTPGDRSDIIVSSLASRQSSSYPDISGILLTGGIAPGKSVARLIDGWTGVPVPVLLGKEATFQTARRLYNMYGKIEPGDQKKIASALGVFEENVATDELRQRLDTRKSTKVTPQMFEYGLIEKAKRHKQHIVLPEGGDDRILRAADILLRRGVVDLTILGDPKAIASMTSQLGLSLTGVNIIDPATSPEYGDYVSTFMELRKKKGVSKEVACDCMVDPTYYGTMMVFKGQADGMVSGAINTTAHTIRPAFQIIKTKPGASIVSSVFLMCLKDRVLVFGDCAVNPNPTAPQLAEIAMNSAETARIFGVEPRVAMLSYSTGDSGAGGDVDVVIEATRIAREKAPDLLLEGPLQYDAAIDPEVGAKKLPGSQVAGRATVFIFPDLNTGNNTYKAVQRAANAVAIGPVLQGLNKPVNDLSRGCTVADIVNTVAITAIQAQAEKGLI, encoded by the coding sequence ATGGCCAGAAATCTATACATAACGGCAACGGAATCTCGAAGCGGAAAATCAGCCATCGTTCTGGGCGTCATGCAAATGCTCCTGCGCGACATCCGGCGTGTCGGTTTTTTCAGACCCATCATCAACGATGTGCCTGACCGCAAGGACCACGATATCGATCTTGTCCTGTCCCAGTTCTATCTGGGCCTGCAGTACAGCGAGACCTACGCCCTGACCATGCAGCAGGCCAAGGAGTTGGTCAATGCGGGTCAGCATTCCTTGTTGATTGAGAAGATCATCAACAAATACAAGGAGCTGGAAAGCAAGTGCGATTTCGTGCTGCTTGAAGGCACGGATTTCGAGGGCACCAGCCCCGCGTTCGAGTTCGACATCAACGCCGACATCGCCGCCAACCTGGGCAGCCCGCTTCTGGTCATCTCCAACGCCTGCCAGAAGACCGAGCACGAGATCATAAGCACAACCAAGCTTGCGGTGGAATCCTTTGCCGACAAGGCCGTGGACATTCTCGGCGTGGTCATTAACCGCACCGACGTCCCGGACCGCGAAGCCCTGCGCATCGCGCTCAAGAAGTCCATGAACAAGCCCGACATGCTTCTCTACATCATCCCCGAGGTTGCCATTCTGGGCAAGCCCACGGTGGGTGACGTCATGAAGTGGGTTGGTGCGGAAGTGCTTTACGGCAAGGAGAATCTGGGCACACAGGTCGACGACATCGTCGTGGCCGCCATGCAGATCGAAAATTTCCTCAATTACATAGAGCGCGGCAGCCTGGTGGTCACCCCCGGCGACCGCTCGGACATCATCGTCAGCAGTCTGGCCTCGCGGCAGTCGTCATCCTATCCCGACATCTCCGGTATCCTGCTGACCGGCGGCATCGCCCCCGGCAAGAGCGTGGCCCGGCTCATCGACGGATGGACCGGCGTGCCCGTGCCCGTATTGCTCGGCAAGGAAGCCACCTTCCAGACCGCACGCCGCCTGTACAACATGTACGGCAAGATCGAACCGGGCGATCAGAAGAAGATCGCCTCCGCCCTCGGCGTGTTCGAAGAGAACGTGGCTACGGACGAACTCAGGCAACGTCTCGATACAAGAAAATCGACCAAGGTCACTCCGCAAATGTTCGAGTACGGACTCATCGAGAAGGCCAAGCGCCACAAGCAGCATATTGTTCTGCCCGAAGGCGGCGATGACCGTATCCTGCGTGCCGCCGACATCCTGCTGCGACGCGGCGTGGTCGACCTGACCATTCTCGGCGATCCCAAGGCCATCGCATCCATGACTTCCCAGCTGGGGCTCAGCCTGACCGGCGTGAACATCATCGATCCGGCCACGTCCCCTGAATATGGCGATTACGTCTCCACCTTCATGGAACTGCGCAAGAAGAAGGGCGTGTCCAAGGAAGTGGCCTGCGACTGCATGGTCGATCCGACCTATTACGGCACCATGATGGTCTTCAAGGGCCAGGCCGACGGCATGGTTTCCGGCGCCATCAACACCACTGCCCATACCATCCGTCCCGCATTTCAGATCATCAAGACCAAGCCCGGTGCGTCCATCGTGTCGAGCGTGTTCCTGATGTGCCTGAAAGACCGCGTCCTGGTTTTCGGCGACTGCGCCGTGAATCCCAACCCCACCGCGCCGCAGCTGGCCGAGATTGCCATGAACTCCGCCGAGACGGCCCGTATTTTCGGAGTTGAGCCGCGCGTGGCCATGCTCTCCTATTCCACCGGCGACTCAGGTGCGGGCGGAGACGTGGACGTGGTCATCGAGGCCACCCGCATCGCTCGCGAAAAGGCTCCGGACCTGCTCCTTGAAGGTCCGCTTCAGTATGACGCGGCCATCGATCCGGAAGTCGGCGCCAAGAAGCTGCCTGGCAGCCAGGTCGCCGGCCGGGCCACGGTCTTCATCTTCCCGGACCTGAACACCGGCAACAATACCTACAAGGCCGTGCAGCGCGCCGCCAACGCAGTGGCCATTGGGCCGGTTCTGCAGGGCCTCAACAAGCCCGTCAACGACTTGAGCCGCGGCTGCACCGTCGCCGATATCGTAAACACCGTAGCCATCACGGCCATTCAGGCCCAGGCTGAAAAAGGTTTAATATAA
- a CDS encoding (Fe-S)-binding protein, with protein MTADVHQLAKMLHELDDQMVACMKCGMCQAVCPVFAETMNEGDVARGKIALLENLSHEMIKDPEGVQDKLNMCLLCGSCAANCPSGVKVLDIFLKARVIVNTYMGLPAVKKAIFQGLLTKPGVFNSVMDLASKFQGVFTKSANEVIGSSCSRIDLAVIDGRHFMPLAKKSLRKLEPSRNTRPGKSGYRVAFFPGCVVDKIFPQVGQAVLKALTHHEVGIYMPAGQACCGIPALASGDKGSFDKLVKRNLEIFEKENFDYLLTACATCTATMHELWPLMSGDKTQSMQDRIAAMSAKVMDVNQFMVDVLKVSMPVSGHGTKVTYHDPCHLKKSMKVSEQPRALLKTNPNMEFVEMADADRCCGCGGSFNLQHYKVSKDIGAQKRDNIVASGAQVVATGCPACMLQISDMLSQHKDQIAVKHVMEIYAETL; from the coding sequence ATGACTGCAGACGTTCATCAACTGGCCAAAATGCTGCATGAACTCGACGACCAGATGGTCGCGTGCATGAAGTGCGGCATGTGCCAGGCTGTTTGCCCGGTTTTTGCCGAAACCATGAATGAGGGCGACGTGGCCCGGGGCAAGATCGCGCTCCTGGAAAACCTGTCCCATGAAATGATCAAGGATCCCGAAGGCGTTCAGGACAAGCTCAACATGTGCCTGCTGTGCGGTTCATGCGCGGCGAACTGTCCCAGCGGCGTGAAGGTGCTGGACATATTCCTGAAAGCTCGCGTCATCGTGAATACGTACATGGGGTTGCCCGCGGTCAAGAAGGCCATTTTCCAGGGACTTCTGACCAAGCCTGGCGTTTTCAATTCAGTCATGGACCTGGCTTCCAAGTTCCAGGGCGTGTTTACCAAGTCCGCGAACGAAGTCATCGGGTCGTCCTGTTCCCGCATTGATCTTGCGGTCATCGACGGCCGGCATTTCATGCCTCTGGCCAAGAAGTCGCTGCGCAAGCTGGAGCCGTCCCGCAACACCCGTCCCGGCAAGAGCGGATATCGAGTGGCCTTTTTCCCGGGCTGCGTCGTCGACAAGATATTCCCGCAGGTCGGCCAGGCTGTACTCAAGGCCTTGACCCATCACGAAGTGGGCATCTACATGCCGGCAGGGCAGGCGTGCTGCGGCATCCCGGCGCTGGCTTCGGGCGACAAGGGGTCTTTCGACAAGCTTGTGAAACGCAATCTGGAGATTTTCGAAAAAGAGAACTTCGATTATCTGCTCACTGCCTGCGCCACCTGTACGGCGACCATGCACGAGCTGTGGCCGCTCATGTCCGGGGACAAGACCCAGAGCATGCAGGATCGCATCGCGGCCATGTCGGCCAAGGTCATGGACGTGAATCAGTTCATGGTTGACGTGCTGAAGGTCTCCATGCCTGTCAGCGGCCACGGAACCAAGGTCACGTACCATGATCCCTGCCATCTTAAAAAATCCATGAAGGTTTCCGAACAGCCCCGCGCTCTTTTGAAGACCAATCCGAACATGGAATTTGTCGAGATGGCTGATGCCGACCGCTGCTGCGGTTGCGGCGGCAGCTTCAACCTGCAGCACTACAAGGTCTCCAAGGATATCGGAGCCCAGAAACGCGACAACATTGTCGCCTCCGGAGCCCAGGTAGTGGCAACCGGTTGCCCGGCGTGCATGCTGCAGATTTCCGACATGCTTTCCCAGCACAAGGATCAGATCGCAGTCAAACACGTTATGGAAATCTACGCGGAAACGCTTTAA